From a region of the Zingiber officinale cultivar Zhangliang chromosome 10B, Zo_v1.1, whole genome shotgun sequence genome:
- the LOC122029378 gene encoding 50S ribosomal protein L9, chloroplastic-like — translation MGVREGPVLYKATMASTLSWSSSCCSLPHRLVGLATNEWPKKAAGVMPILAQKKAQKLRKIILKEDVADLGKKGALIDVKAGYYRNFLLPMGKAQIVTTLLLKEMRIEEERIEAEKRRVKEEAQQLAQIFQTIGAFKVKRKGGKNKQIFGTVTAQDLVDIIKAQMNRDVDKRIVTLPEIRETGEYTAELKLHPEVTALVRLNVFAN, via the exons ATGGGAGTGAGAGAGGGACCCGTATTATACAAAGCTACCATGGCTTCAACCTTATCGTGGAGCTCCTCCTGCTGCTCGCTGCCGCATCGGCTCGTCGGTCTCGCCACAAACGAATGGCCGAAGAAAGCTGCCGGGGTTATGCCCATCCTCGCTCAGAAGAAAGCCCAGAAATTGCGAAAG ATCATTCTCAAGGAGGACGTGGCGGATCTGGGAAAGAAGGGGGCGCTCATCGATGTGAAGGCTGGCTATTACCGCAATTTCTTGTTGCCTATGGGCAAGGCTCAGATCGTCACGACGCTGTTGCTCAA GGAAATGCGGATTGAGGAGGAGAGAATTGAGGCTGAGAAACGACGG GTAAAAGAAGAAGCCCAACAACTCGCGCAGATTTTCCAGACCATTGGAGCATTCAAGGTGAAACGCAAAGGTGGAAAGAATAAACAAATATTTGGAAC TGTTACTGCCCAAGATCTAGTTGACATCATTAAGGCACAAATGAATCG GGATGTCGACAAAAGGATTGTTACTCTTCCTGAGATTCGCGAGACCGGTGAGTACACAGCTGAGCTTAAGCTTCATCCGGAAGTTACAGCCCTAGTGAGATTGAATGTATTTGCAAATTAG